A region of the Microcystis aeruginosa FD4 genome:
AACGCGGCGAATTTCTTCCTCTAGACTTCTGATGCGGGGATTTTCTGGACGGGAATGATCACCAAAATAGGTGACGGGATTTTTGCCGGTTAAGGACCGGACACTGGCAGTTAAGCCGCCTTGAAATTGATAGTAGTCATCGGAGTCGAAAATATCGTGTTCTCGATTGTCCTGATTGTGCAGCACTATCTCTAATTCTTCCAGTCTATTTCTCAATACTTCCGGTAAAGAATGGGCAGTTCCTTGACTATCAATTGCATAACAACTCCAGTTAATATAAGCATTAGCTAAGTCTTGATCATTTTGCCAGTTTTGTGACTCGATTAACCCCTGTAAACCGGCCCCATAAGCACCCGGTTTGCAGCCAAAGATTCTGGCAGTAGCTCTCAGTTTCGCCTCTTTTTCTCCTAAGCCCTGACTTAGCCAAAACTCTTTCTCTGTCTTCACTTTCGCCGCTAAAGGATTAATTTTTTCCTCTTCCTCTTGACAAGCTACCGCATTTATGCAAGAATTAAGAAGATGTAGTATGCTGGGGAAACTGTCCCTAAAAAAGCCCGATACCCGAACGGTCACATCAATTCGAGGACGGCCTAAGCTAGACGGGGTAAGGATTTCAAACCCGACCACCCGACGGAAAAAACCATCCCAAAGGGGACGAATTCCCAGCAAAGCCATGACTTCGGCCACATCTTCGCCACTATTTCTCATCGTCGCAGTTCCCCAGATAGAAATCGCCAAAGTGCGGGGATATTCGCCATTTTCTTGGGTATAACGTTCAATTAGTGCCTCTGCGGCCTTTCTTCCCACTTCCCACGCGGTTTCTGTGGGGATTGCGCGGGTATCGACAGAATAGAAATTTCTGCCAGTGGGGAGAACATCGGGACGGCCGCGGGTAGGAGCGCCGGAAGCACCACTGGGGACGTATTGGCCAGCGAGACCTTTTAAGAGATAGGTAAGTTCATCGGGGGTTTGTTTTAAAGCAGGAATTAACTGATTTTCTAGCCAAACCAATTCTTTTGCCGTATTTTCGCCTAGAGGTTCAATTTTCTGGCTAATTAAATCCTGAGCGAGACTTTCCAGATAGGTAGTAGTATCGTTATATTCCGTCAGGGGGTCGCAGTCGAGATGGAGGTCAAGGGCGATCGAACGGGTTAAACCGGGGCGGTCGGGACTAGGAGAACGAGCGATCGATTGGATTAAATCAATTAACTGCTGACCCTGGGGACATTGACCGAAGATATGTAAACCGTCGCGGATTTGTGCTTCCTTGAGTTCACAGAGATAACCATCCACGAGGGTAAGAAATTGACCAAAGGAAGCGCTGGTCGCAACGCGCTCGCTACGCGAGATCGTGCCTAGCTCTCGATCGAGATTAGTTTTCGCCACCAGATCGTTAATCCGCTTGCGAATCAGAGCTAAACGAGAAGGATCAAGAGATTCTGCCTGATAATATTCATCGATGAGGGACTCTAACTTTTCCCAATCCCCATACAATTCCGCTCGCGTCATTGGGGGAGTGAGATGGTCGATGATAACAGCTTGGGAACGTCTTTTAGCGTTGGAACCTTCTCCGGGGTCATTGACAATAAACGGATAAAAATTCGGCAGCGACGAGAAAGCAATTTCGGGATAACAATGGGGAGAAAGAGCGAGACTTTTCCCGGGCAGCCATTCTAAATTGCCGTGTTTACCGAGATTAATCACAGCAGTGACTTGGAATTCCTGTCGTAACCAATGGTAAAAAGCGAGATAGCTGTGGGTAGGTTCCAGGTCGGGGGAATGATAATTAAGAGTCGGGTCAAGGTCATAACCGCGAGAAGGTTGAATACCGATAAAGACATTACCTAACTGGATGCCGGGGATAGGAAAATCCCTGTCTGGATGTCCCCAACGGTCAAGCAGAGCGCTTTGATTATCGGGGGGAAGGGAGGAGAAATAATCTAGATATGCTGCCAGGGAGAGAGATTGATAGATAGGTTTTAATTCCCTTGTCTCCGGGTCATTAGTGATACCGGAAATAAGCAATCGCATTAATTCATCGCTATGGTCGGGGAGGTCGGTGAGAGTATAACCTTGGGTTTGTAATGCGCGAAGAATTTCCAGACCACTAGCGGGAGTATCTAAACCGACTCCGTTAGCGATACGACCATCCTTATTGGGATAGTTGGGGAAAATGAGGGCAATTTTTTTCTGGGAGTTGGGAAGGGAGGAGAGTTGACAATAGTTTGCGGTTAAATCAGCGACAAAATCAACCCGGTGGGGGAGGGGTTGATAGATAACTATTTCCGTTTCTAGTTTCGGATGTCGGGTGAGGACAGATTTAAAGGAAATAGCGCGGGTGATAATTTTGCCATCCATTTCCGGTAAAGCGATATTCATGGCCACATCCCGGGGGGAAAGACCTTGATAACCCTGTTGATAAGCTTCTAAACTACTGCTGCTGAGGATAACTTGGAAGATGGGTTTATTGAGGGACTGCCAGAAGTGATGATTTTGTTTGTCTTCTGGTCGCTGGATAGAGAAGCTAGTGGTATCGAGAATTAGGTCTGGGGGATGGTGGGAAAAGAGGGTTAATAGTTCCTCTTGCACTTCAATTTCCCGGACAGAGGAGAGAAAGATGGGGACAGTTTCAATGTTTCTTTGGGTGAAAGCGCTGATTAAAGCATCGATAGCTTTGGTGTTACCCGCGAGATAATGGGAACGATAGAAAAGTATCCAAGTCCTTGCTTGGGGTTGGGATAGGGTTATCTGGGAATAGATTCCCAACCTAGGGACAACCCCAGGAGGAAAAGGGAGATAGTCGAGATGGAGACAGGTATGCGCGATAAATTTACAAGC
Encoded here:
- the cobN gene encoding cobaltochelatase subunit CobN yields the protein MHRIAPQAGGWTADTEGVIIIDQNPAPIVLLTMADTDIQTLAAAIDHLPDNFPAIRALNLSQLQQQYSIDNYGDKVLSQARVIILRLLGGRGSWSYGLEVVKEIVEETGASLFVLPGEDKPDLELMSHSTASLTTVNQLWCYFTEAGIDNWINACKFIAHTCLHLDYLPFPPGVVPRLGIYSQITLSQPQARTWILFYRSHYLAGNTKAIDALISAFTQRNIETVPIFLSSVREIEVQEELLTLFSHHPPDLILDTTSFSIQRPEDKQNHHFWQSLNKPIFQVILSSSSLEAYQQGYQGLSPRDVAMNIALPEMDGKIITRAISFKSVLTRHPKLETEIVIYQPLPHRVDFVADLTANYCQLSSLPNSQKKIALIFPNYPNKDGRIANGVGLDTPASGLEILRALQTQGYTLTDLPDHSDELMRLLISGITNDPETRELKPIYQSLSLAAYLDYFSSLPPDNQSALLDRWGHPDRDFPIPGIQLGNVFIGIQPSRGYDLDPTLNYHSPDLEPTHSYLAFYHWLRQEFQVTAVINLGKHGNLEWLPGKSLALSPHCYPEIAFSSLPNFYPFIVNDPGEGSNAKRRSQAVIIDHLTPPMTRAELYGDWEKLESLIDEYYQAESLDPSRLALIRKRINDLVAKTNLDRELGTISRSERVATSASFGQFLTLVDGYLCELKEAQIRDGLHIFGQCPQGQQLIDLIQSIARSPSPDRPGLTRSIALDLHLDCDPLTEYNDTTTYLESLAQDLISQKIEPLGENTAKELVWLENQLIPALKQTPDELTYLLKGLAGQYVPSGASGAPTRGRPDVLPTGRNFYSVDTRAIPTETAWEVGRKAAEALIERYTQENGEYPRTLAISIWGTATMRNSGEDVAEVMALLGIRPLWDGFFRRVVGFEILTPSSLGRPRIDVTVRVSGFFRDSFPSILHLLNSCINAVACQEEEEKINPLAAKVKTEKEFWLSQGLGEKEAKLRATARIFGCKPGAYGAGLQGLIESQNWQNDQDLANAYINWSCYAIDSQGTAHSLPEVLRNRLEELEIVLHNQDNREHDIFDSDDYYQFQGGLTASVRSLTGKNPVTYFGDHSRPENPRIRSLEEEIRRVYRSRVVNPKWIAGVMRHGYKGAFEMAATVDYIFAYSATTHLVEDFIYQGVAAAYLFDEKVQQFIQEKNPWALRDMAERLLEAQQRGLWTQVDQKTLDRLRAIVHEAEGAIESGQ